The Pseudomonas azotoformans genome has a segment encoding these proteins:
- a CDS encoding RHS repeat-associated core domain-containing protein: MSDALWAARMGDALSHTSMMADILGGVLEVAANIAITAVATAAVVAATGITVATGGLGCFLLGAVVGTIVGLAMSKTGADKGLTNLCDTFANALFPPTVQANILTGSTDTLTNSIPAARAAGAISSHVAPAGTELEAPAPEPEASYLDMAESFFSQMWRPTVATPAPGAVPKPLDLVVCMKHPPMPPQFLAEGSDKVTINGQPAVRSGDRSTCDATVVSSGLISSNVTIGGGSVVVREIRSGKTPGVGLAVTALLMLKGGKGKFFSKLPCMLIGGATSMAVSSAMGAVANAAMGSANPVHAATGAKVLGDAEELDFVLPGILPIDWQRFYNSRDERSGAMFGAGWSVPYEVCVEILPHPEGGETLIYTDEQGRRIDMGSIPLGGAVFSAGEGLAVRRHLNGQLLIESDDGLYRLLEPSANPSLLRLTQLGDRNDNRIHVDYDEAGRLVRLRDTFDLVQVELIRDQGLLARIERLYPDQRREVLVSYGFDTAGNLAEVRDATGQVQRRFAYDSGRRMVEHQLPTGLRCFYEWSLVEGLEWRVVRHWTDEGDAYQFDYDLQAGITRITDGLQRVSTRHWNTQHQIIRYSDNLDHTWLFDWNDERQLLSATDPQGGRFEYSYDEAGNLIGETDPLGRSDSTLWLEHWALPLVETDAADNSWHYRYDSRGNCIAETDPLGYITRYRYDDHGQPVEIIDATGKSKKLRWNPFGQLVEHIDCSGYPTRFSYDERGYLQVITDALGERTQFSYDAQGRLLTTQLPDGRTEHYQRDVSGQLVGYTDPAGHTTLYQHNRRGQVRQRTDAHGRQVQFGYDSYGRLQALINENGERYRFAWDAGDRLTEQQDLDGSAKRYSYDPLDNVAAVTAVPAPYGNGLALVPETPPAPIVHRLQRDAVGRLIAKTTDDGRTDYSYDAVDQLTAVTFTDSQGDAQALGFAYDALGQLLCEQSSAGNLQHHYDELGNLIQTQLPDGRWLNRLYYGSGHLHQINLDGQVISDFERDRLHREVLRTQGQLTTRSEYDRSGRLRSRQRRLASQPSLMPAAAQKQFEYDPADNLIGKLDQQPAAQHRQLLHYDATGRIIASQDSLHGQRETFAYDAAANLLDGPQAGAGLVVHNKLLTYQDKRYRYDAFGRMIEKRSAKRGVQRFAYDAESRLIEVRNDDGSVVRMTYDPLGRRIEKTEHGSDGYPLGDKQFVWDGLRLLQEHKHSQTSLYVYDDDGYEPLARVDGMGPLQKIRYYHNDLNGLPEQLTEADGHSVWQATYRVWGNTLEEVREPYYIEEQNLRFQGQYLDRETGLHFNTFRFYDPDVGRFTTPDPIGLAGGINLYLYAANPYGWVDPLGWSCTSSINRRIGRLKKQGYQDHHILSDKHASTKNHPLLKLAGFDLQSRQNKIFLPNKTRAMTDGRRSIHQGRHAARVNQNLGSKMDRVQKVGKRENWDQAQYRKALDKIVSDERRLLRSGERQLNKNARPGAHYN, encoded by the coding sequence ATGTCTGACGCGTTATGGGCCGCCCGCATGGGCGACGCGCTCTCCCACACCTCGATGATGGCGGACATCCTTGGCGGCGTGCTGGAGGTAGCGGCCAATATCGCGATCACCGCCGTGGCGACCGCTGCCGTGGTTGCCGCCACCGGGATTACCGTCGCGACTGGCGGGCTTGGCTGCTTCCTGCTGGGTGCCGTGGTGGGCACGATTGTCGGCCTGGCCATGAGCAAGACCGGGGCGGACAAGGGCCTGACGAATTTATGCGATACCTTCGCCAACGCACTGTTCCCGCCCACGGTGCAGGCCAATATTCTCACAGGCTCTACGGACACTCTGACCAATTCCATCCCGGCTGCCCGCGCTGCTGGGGCGATCAGCTCCCATGTCGCGCCAGCCGGCACCGAACTGGAAGCGCCCGCACCTGAGCCAGAAGCCAGCTACCTGGACATGGCCGAGAGTTTCTTCTCGCAGATGTGGCGTCCCACGGTCGCGACGCCCGCGCCCGGCGCCGTACCCAAGCCGCTGGACTTGGTGGTGTGCATGAAGCACCCGCCTATGCCGCCGCAGTTCCTGGCTGAGGGCTCGGATAAAGTCACGATCAACGGCCAACCGGCTGTGCGCAGCGGTGATCGCAGCACCTGCGATGCAACGGTGGTGTCGTCCGGCCTGATTTCCTCCAACGTGACCATTGGCGGCGGCTCGGTGGTCGTGCGTGAGATCCGCAGTGGCAAGACGCCGGGCGTGGGGCTGGCGGTCACGGCGCTGTTGATGCTCAAGGGTGGCAAGGGCAAGTTCTTCAGCAAGTTGCCGTGCATGCTGATCGGCGGGGCCACGTCGATGGCCGTCAGCAGCGCGATGGGGGCCGTGGCGAACGCCGCGATGGGCTCGGCGAACCCGGTGCATGCGGCCACAGGCGCAAAGGTGCTGGGCGATGCCGAGGAGCTGGATTTCGTACTGCCCGGCATCTTGCCGATCGACTGGCAGCGCTTCTACAACAGCCGCGATGAGCGCTCGGGCGCAATGTTCGGCGCAGGCTGGAGCGTGCCCTATGAAGTGTGCGTCGAGATCCTGCCCCATCCAGAAGGCGGTGAAACGCTGATTTATACCGACGAGCAAGGTCGGCGTATCGACATGGGCTCGATTCCCTTGGGCGGCGCGGTGTTCAGCGCCGGTGAAGGGCTCGCGGTGCGGCGTCACCTCAATGGACAGTTGCTGATCGAGAGCGATGACGGCCTGTATCGCTTGCTTGAACCCTCCGCCAACCCGTCGCTGCTGCGCCTGACTCAACTGGGCGACCGTAACGACAACCGAATCCATGTCGACTACGACGAAGCCGGTCGCCTGGTGCGGCTGCGTGATACGTTCGATCTCGTGCAGGTTGAGTTGATCCGTGATCAGGGCTTGTTAGCGCGCATCGAACGTTTATACCCCGACCAGCGCCGAGAAGTGCTCGTCAGCTACGGCTTCGACACAGCGGGGAACCTGGCTGAAGTGCGTGATGCAACGGGTCAGGTTCAGCGTCGTTTTGCCTACGACAGCGGTCGCAGGATGGTGGAGCACCAACTGCCGACCGGGCTTCGTTGCTTCTACGAATGGTCTTTGGTTGAAGGTTTGGAATGGCGCGTGGTCCGGCACTGGACCGATGAGGGCGACGCTTACCAGTTCGACTATGACCTACAAGCCGGTATCACGCGGATTACCGACGGCTTGCAGCGTGTCAGCACCCGTCACTGGAACACCCAGCACCAGATCATTCGGTACAGCGACAACCTCGACCACACCTGGCTGTTCGACTGGAACGACGAGCGCCAATTGCTCAGCGCCACCGACCCTCAGGGCGGGCGCTTTGAGTACAGCTACGATGAGGCCGGCAACCTGATCGGCGAAACCGACCCGTTGGGCCGCAGCGATTCGACTTTATGGCTGGAGCATTGGGCGCTACCACTGGTGGAAACCGATGCCGCCGACAACAGCTGGCACTATCGATATGACTCACGCGGCAACTGCATCGCCGAAACCGATCCGCTGGGCTATATCACCCGTTACCGCTACGACGACCACGGCCAGCCCGTGGAAATCATCGACGCCACCGGCAAAAGCAAAAAACTGCGCTGGAACCCGTTCGGACAACTGGTCGAGCACATCGACTGCTCGGGTTACCCCACCCGGTTCAGCTACGACGAGCGCGGTTATCTGCAGGTCATCACCGATGCCCTGGGTGAGCGTACCCAATTCAGCTACGACGCCCAGGGGCGTTTGCTCACAACCCAATTGCCAGACGGCCGTACCGAGCACTATCAGCGTGATGTCAGCGGTCAGCTGGTGGGTTACACCGACCCCGCCGGACACACCACGCTCTATCAACACAACCGCCGTGGACAAGTCCGCCAACGCACCGACGCCCATGGGCGGCAGGTGCAGTTCGGCTATGACAGCTATGGACGGCTGCAAGCGCTGATCAACGAGAACGGCGAGCGGTATCGTTTTGCCTGGGACGCCGGGGATCGGCTGACTGAACAGCAAGACCTCGACGGCAGCGCCAAGCGCTACAGCTATGACCCGCTGGATAACGTCGCGGCGGTGACTGCCGTGCCGGCGCCTTACGGAAATGGTCTGGCCCTGGTGCCCGAAACGCCGCCCGCGCCGATCGTCCATCGATTGCAACGCGATGCGGTGGGCCGGCTGATTGCCAAGACCACCGACGATGGCCGCACCGACTACAGCTACGACGCAGTGGACCAGCTCACGGCGGTCACCTTCACCGATTCGCAGGGCGACGCCCAAGCCCTGGGTTTTGCCTACGACGCCCTCGGCCAACTGCTTTGCGAGCAGAGTTCGGCGGGCAACCTGCAACACCACTACGACGAACTCGGCAACCTGATCCAGACCCAACTGCCGGACGGCCGCTGGCTCAACCGCCTGTATTACGGCAGCGGCCACCTGCACCAGATCAACCTCGACGGCCAGGTCATCAGCGACTTCGAACGCGACCGCCTGCACCGCGAAGTACTGCGCACCCAGGGCCAGCTCACCACCCGTAGCGAATACGACCGCAGTGGCCGCCTGCGTTCGCGCCAACGCCGCTTGGCAAGTCAGCCCTCGTTGATGCCGGCAGCCGCGCAAAAACAGTTCGAATACGACCCCGCCGACAACCTGATCGGCAAACTCGACCAACAACCCGCCGCGCAACACCGCCAACTGCTGCACTACGACGCCACCGGCCGCATCATCGCCAGCCAGGACAGCCTGCACGGCCAGCGCGAAACCTTCGCCTACGACGCCGCCGCCAACCTGCTGGACGGCCCGCAGGCAGGTGCCGGGCTGGTGGTGCATAACAAGCTGCTGACCTATCAGGACAAACGTTATCGCTACGATGCGTTTGGGCGGATGATCGAAAAACGCAGCGCCAAACGGGGCGTGCAGCGGTTTGCCTACGATGCTGAAAGCCGCTTGATTGAAGTGCGTAACGATGACGGCAGCGTCGTGCGAATGACCTACGACCCGCTGGGCCGACGCATCGAAAAAACCGAGCATGGCAGTGACGGGTATCCGCTGGGAGACAAGCAGTTTGTGTGGGATGGACTGCGGTTGTTGCAGGAGCATAAACACAGCCAGACCAGCCTCTATGTTTACGACGATGACGGCTACGAACCGCTGGCTCGCGTCGACGGCATGGGCCCGTTGCAGAAGATTCGCTATTACCACAACGACCTGAACGGGCTGCCGGAACAACTGACCGAGGCCGATGGGCACAGCGTCTGGCAGGCGACTTATCGGGTGTGGGGCAATACGCTGGAGGAAGTGCGCGAGCCTTATTACATTGAAGAGCAGAATCTGCGGTTTCAGGGGCAGTATCTGGATCGGGAGACGGGGCTGCATTTCAATACGTTCAGGTTTTATGATCCGGATGTGGGGCGGTTTACGACGCCGGACCCGATTGGGTTGGCGGGGGGCATCAATCTTTATTTGTATGCCGCCAATCCATATGGATGGGTTGACCCACTGGGCTGGAGCTGTACGTCATCCATAAACCGACGCATTGGACGCCTGAAAAAACAGGGATACCAGGACCACCACATACTGAGCGACAAGCATGCCAGTACAAAAAATCACCCTCTGCTTAAATTGGCAGGATTCGATTTGCAAAGTCGGCAAAATAAAATATTCCTGCCCAACAAGACTCGGGCGATGACTGACGGACGTCGGTCTATTCACCAAGGACGCCATGCAGCTAGGGTCAATCAAAACCTTGGAAGCAAAATGGATCGAGTACAAAAGGTTGGCAAACGTGAAAACTGGGATCAGGCCCAATACCGCAAAGCCCTAGATAAAATCGTGTCCGATGAGCGAAGATTACTCCGCTCTGGCGAGAGACAATTGAATAAAAATGCGCGCCCAGGCGCACATTACAATTAG
- a CDS encoding imm11 family protein, producing the protein MYLLEISENYSEIYWFKYDQKKSPDHLFFISGEEQSLVTSTPTFRNKNKISASRLMSFDLLQSDTLEFVSEAMANVLRKFPEDVQLFPANVYLKEEKLEVYYVYNVIQILPCIDLNNSQYGPMLSFMPDGPLRFTTLQSLPPATLGNHHIVRAKESSQRVFVSQQFKQQCEASQLKGLRFVDCSKGIQV; encoded by the coding sequence ATGTACCTATTAGAAATCAGTGAAAATTATTCAGAAATTTACTGGTTCAAATACGACCAAAAAAAATCTCCCGACCACCTATTTTTTATTAGTGGAGAAGAGCAATCATTAGTTACTTCCACTCCAACCTTTAGAAATAAAAATAAGATTAGCGCATCTCGCTTAATGTCCTTCGATCTTCTTCAAAGTGACACGCTTGAATTTGTAAGCGAGGCAATGGCCAACGTACTGCGCAAATTCCCGGAAGACGTTCAGCTTTTTCCTGCCAACGTTTATCTAAAAGAAGAAAAGCTGGAAGTTTACTATGTATACAATGTGATCCAGATACTCCCTTGTATTGATTTGAATAACTCTCAATATGGTCCCATGCTCAGCTTTATGCCAGATGGTCCTCTGAGATTCACCACTCTTCAAAGTCTGCCACCTGCTACTTTAGGCAATCACCATATCGTGAGAGCTAAGGAAAGTTCACAACGCGTCTTTGTTTCCCAGCAGTTCAAGCAGCAATGCGAAGCATCCCAGCTTAAAGGTCTTCGATTCGTAGACTGTTCCAAAGGTATCCAAGTTTGA
- a CDS encoding DUF7716 domain-containing protein, which produces MKKMQGFTNLFSTVNSHTDNDWVYTKMDKWEEEPGNAIFYLISEEEIDDLEEDDKTVENSAGELIPKSLEKENVETWLDVQTLQAIFEVIQKKVTAPDNDILIRAINHYREYDDFMEG; this is translated from the coding sequence ATGAAAAAGATGCAAGGCTTCACCAACCTGTTCAGCACCGTCAACTCCCATACCGATAACGACTGGGTCTATACCAAAATGGATAAATGGGAAGAAGAACCAGGGAATGCAATTTTCTACCTCATTTCCGAGGAGGAAATTGACGATCTCGAGGAAGACGATAAAACAGTCGAGAATTCTGCCGGCGAGCTTATCCCCAAGTCTCTGGAAAAAGAAAACGTCGAAACCTGGTTGGATGTGCAAACTCTACAAGCCATATTTGAAGTCATTCAAAAGAAGGTTACCGCGCCAGATAATGATATTTTGATCCGAGCAATCAATCACTATCGGGAATACGACGACTTCATGGAAGGCTGA
- a CDS encoding HU family DNA-binding protein: protein MRKPELAAAIAEKADLTKEQANRVLNAVLEEITGALHRKDSVTLVGFGTFLQRHRGARTGKNPQTGEPVKIKASNTVAFKPGKSLKDTVNA, encoded by the coding sequence ATGCGTAAACCAGAACTCGCAGCCGCCATCGCTGAAAAAGCGGATCTCACCAAAGAACAGGCCAACCGCGTCCTCAACGCCGTTCTCGAAGAAATCACCGGCGCCCTGCACCGCAAGGACAGCGTCACCCTGGTTGGCTTCGGCACCTTCCTGCAACGCCATCGCGGCGCCCGCACCGGCAAAAACCCACAGACCGGCGAACCGGTGAAAATCAAGGCCAGCAACACTGTTGCGTTCAAACCGGGCAAATCGCTGAAAGACACTGTTAACGCGTAA
- a CDS encoding NAD(P)/FAD-dependent oxidoreductase: MNAPVVIIGTGLAGYNVAREFRKLDSETPLLLITADDGRSYSKPMLSTGFGKNKEADGLSMAEPGAMAEQLKAEVRTHTRVSGIDPGHKRLWIGEEAVAYRDLILAWGAETVRVPVEGDAAELIFPINDLEDYARFRTAAAGKRRVLLLGAGLIGCEFANDLILGGYEIDLVAPCEQVMPTLLHPAAAAAVQAGLQSLGARFHLGPVLNRLQRTADGLEAHLSDGEVIACDLVVSAIGLRPRVDLAAAAGLQTNRGITVDRHLKTSHANIYALGDCAEVDGLNLLYVMPLMSCARALAQTLAGNATSVSYGPMPVTVKTPVCPLVVSPPPRGTEGVWSVEGEGADIKALCRDASGRLLGYALTGSAVMEKLALNKELPPLLA, translated from the coding sequence ATGAACGCACCTGTCGTGATCATCGGCACAGGATTGGCCGGTTACAACGTGGCCCGAGAGTTTCGCAAGCTCGACAGCGAGACCCCGTTGTTGCTGATCACCGCCGATGACGGGCGTTCCTACTCCAAGCCCATGCTCTCCACCGGTTTTGGCAAGAACAAGGAAGCCGATGGCCTGAGCATGGCTGAACCTGGCGCCATGGCCGAGCAACTTAAGGCCGAAGTGCGCACCCACACTCGCGTCAGCGGCATCGACCCGGGCCACAAGCGCTTGTGGATCGGTGAGGAAGCGGTGGCTTACCGCGACCTGATCCTGGCCTGGGGCGCCGAAACCGTGCGTGTACCGGTGGAAGGTGATGCGGCTGAGCTGATTTTCCCCATCAACGACCTCGAAGATTACGCACGCTTCCGTACCGCCGCTGCCGGCAAGCGCCGTGTGCTGTTGCTCGGCGCGGGCTTGATCGGCTGTGAATTCGCCAACGACCTGATCCTCGGCGGTTATGAAATCGACCTGGTGGCACCTTGCGAGCAAGTCATGCCGACCCTGCTGCACCCGGCCGCGGCCGCAGCGGTACAGGCCGGGCTGCAAAGCCTCGGCGCACGCTTCCATCTTGGCCCAGTACTCAATCGCCTGCAGCGCACCGCGGACGGCCTGGAAGCCCATCTGTCGGACGGTGAAGTCATCGCCTGCGACCTGGTGGTCTCGGCCATCGGCCTGCGCCCGCGTGTGGACCTTGCCGCCGCCGCCGGCCTGCAGACCAATCGCGGGATCACGGTGGACCGTCACCTCAAGACCTCCCACGCCAACATCTATGCCCTGGGCGATTGCGCCGAGGTCGACGGCCTGAACCTGCTGTACGTGATGCCGCTGATGAGCTGCGCCCGCGCGCTGGCCCAGACCCTGGCCGGCAACGCCACGTCGGTCAGCTACGGCCCGATGCCGGTGACCGTCAAGACGCCGGTCTGCCCGCTGGTGGTCTCGCCACCGCCACGGGGCACCGAAGGCGTGTGGAGCGTTGAAGGCGAGGGCGCCGATATCAAGGCCCTGTGCCGCGACGCCAGCGGCCGCCTGCTGGGCTACGCCCTGACGGGCAGCGCCGTGATGGAAAAACTCGCCCTCAATAAAGAACTTCCGCCGTTGCTGGCGTAA
- a CDS encoding rubredoxin, which produces MKKWQCVVCGLIYDEKDGWPDDGILPGTRWEDVPEDWLCPDCGVGKMDFEMIEIG; this is translated from the coding sequence ATGAAGAAGTGGCAATGTGTAGTCTGTGGCCTGATCTATGACGAGAAAGACGGCTGGCCGGATGACGGAATTCTGCCTGGCACCCGCTGGGAAGACGTCCCGGAAGACTGGCTGTGCCCGGACTGCGGCGTGGGCAAAATGGATTTCGAAATGATCGAAATCGGCTGA
- a CDS encoding chorismate--pyruvate lyase family protein yields the protein MPHSIDPPDACQWLIQSLLHPAPAPLTLNWLFNEDSLTRRLTWLSNDGFSVTPLFEGWQPLRDDECAALALPPASIGWVREVYLRGHGQPWVFARSVAARSALQGDGLHMDELGSRSLGELLFCDQAFTRQAIEVCHYPIEWLPAADQVDGLWARRSRFDRGPLSVLVAEVFLPSFWHALHAHPENC from the coding sequence GTGCCGCACTCAATCGACCCTCCCGATGCTTGCCAATGGCTGATCCAGAGCCTTCTGCACCCTGCGCCCGCGCCCTTGACCCTCAATTGGCTGTTCAACGAAGACTCACTGACACGGCGGCTGACGTGGCTGTCCAACGACGGTTTCAGCGTGACGCCGCTGTTCGAGGGCTGGCAACCGTTGCGAGACGATGAATGCGCCGCCCTGGCATTGCCACCGGCCAGTATCGGCTGGGTACGCGAGGTGTATTTGCGCGGGCACGGCCAGCCTTGGGTGTTCGCGCGCAGCGTGGCGGCACGCAGCGCCTTGCAGGGCGACGGCTTGCATATGGATGAGTTGGGCAGCCGCTCACTGGGCGAATTGTTGTTCTGCGACCAGGCATTCACGCGCCAGGCCATCGAGGTGTGCCATTACCCAATAGAATGGCTGCCTGCGGCGGATCAGGTCGACGGACTATGGGCGCGCCGTTCACGTTTTGATCGCGGGCCGCTGAGCGTGTTGGTCGCAGAGGTCTTTCTGCCCAGCTTCTGGCACGCGTTGCACGCCCATCCGGAGAACTGCTGA
- the ubiA gene encoding 4-hydroxybenzoate octaprenyltransferase, with protein MYQRLLKSLNHLNPRAWDFIQLTRMDKPIGIYLLLWPTLWALWIAGKGSPSLLNIVIFVLGVVLTRAGGCVINDWADRKVDGHVKRTEQRPLVSGKISSKEALVFFAVLMGISFLLVLLTNATTILLSLGGLALAASYPFMKRYTYYPQVVLGAAFSWGMPMAFTAETGSLPATAWLLYIANLLWTVGYDTYYAMTDRDDDLKIGVKSTAILFGEADRVIILTLQGLSLGCLLLAGARFELGGWFHLGLLAAAGCFAWEFWYTRDKDRMKCFKAFLHNHWAGLAIFVGIVADYAFR; from the coding sequence ATGTACCAGCGTCTGCTCAAATCCCTGAACCACTTGAACCCGAGGGCCTGGGACTTCATCCAACTGACCCGCATGGACAAGCCCATCGGCATCTACCTGCTGTTGTGGCCGACGCTGTGGGCGCTGTGGATCGCCGGCAAGGGCTCGCCGTCCCTGCTCAATATTGTGATTTTTGTGCTGGGTGTGGTGCTGACCCGCGCCGGTGGCTGCGTGATCAATGACTGGGCCGACCGCAAGGTCGACGGCCATGTGAAGCGCACCGAGCAGCGCCCGCTGGTGAGCGGCAAGATCAGTTCGAAAGAGGCGCTGGTGTTTTTCGCGGTGCTGATGGGCATCAGTTTCCTGCTGGTGCTGCTGACCAACGCCACCACCATCCTGCTGTCCCTCGGCGGCCTGGCCCTGGCGGCGAGCTACCCGTTCATGAAGCGCTACACCTACTACCCGCAGGTGGTGCTGGGGGCGGCGTTTTCCTGGGGCATGCCGATGGCGTTCACTGCCGAGACCGGCAGCCTGCCCGCCACCGCGTGGCTGCTGTATATCGCCAACCTGCTGTGGACGGTGGGCTACGACACCTATTACGCGATGACCGATCGCGATGACGATTTGAAAATCGGTGTGAAATCTACGGCCATCCTGTTTGGTGAAGCTGATCGCGTGATCATTCTGACCTTGCAGGGGCTATCACTGGGCTGCCTGTTGTTGGCCGGGGCACGGTTTGAGCTGGGCGGCTGGTTCCACCTGGGGTTGCTGGCGGCGGCAGGCTGTTTTGCCTGGGAGTTCTGGTATACACGGGACAAGGATCGGATGAAGTGCTTCAAGGCGTTTTTGCACAACCACTGGGCAGGGTTGGCGATATTTGTCGGGATTGTGGCGGATTACGCGTTTCGATGA
- a CDS encoding COG4315 family predicted lipoprotein gives MTYSTISWKALLVTAALTLPTLAFAAEPAMTKDGMLVDHKGMTLYTFAKDADGKSMCNDKCATNWPPLMAESTDKPMGKWTVITRDDQKSQWAYSGKPLYTFIMDKKAGDMTGEGKMDGAWKVAKP, from the coding sequence ATGACTTACAGCACGATTTCCTGGAAAGCCCTGCTGGTAACGGCGGCGTTGACGCTGCCGACCCTGGCGTTCGCGGCGGAACCCGCGATGACGAAAGACGGGATGTTGGTCGACCACAAGGGCATGACGCTATACACCTTTGCCAAGGACGCCGATGGCAAGTCCATGTGCAACGACAAGTGCGCCACCAACTGGCCTCCGCTGATGGCTGAGTCCACCGATAAGCCCATGGGGAAATGGACCGTCATCACCCGTGACGATCAGAAAAGCCAATGGGCTTACAGCGGGAAGCCGCTCTATACCTTCATCATGGACAAGAAGGCGGGCGACATGACCGGTGAGGGAAAAATGGACGGGGCCTGGAAAGTCGCCAAACCTTGA
- the phoB gene encoding phosphate regulon transcriptional regulator PhoB produces MVGRSILIVDDEAPIREMIAVALEMAGYDCLEAENSQQAHAIIVDRKPDLILLDWMLPGTSGIELARRLKRDELTGDIPIIMLTAKGEEDNKIQGLEVGADDYITKPFSPRELVARLKAVLRRAGPTDGEAPIEVGGLLLDPISHRVTIDGKPAEMGPTEYRLLQFFMTHQERAYTRGQLLDQVWGGNVYVEERTVDVHIRRLRKALGDAYENLVQTVRGTGYRFSTKG; encoded by the coding sequence ATGGTTGGCAGGAGCATTCTGATTGTTGACGACGAAGCGCCCATCCGCGAGATGATCGCCGTTGCGTTGGAAATGGCCGGCTACGACTGCCTGGAGGCCGAGAACTCCCAGCAGGCCCATGCCATTATCGTCGACCGCAAGCCGGACTTGATCCTGCTGGACTGGATGTTGCCCGGCACCTCCGGTATCGAACTGGCCCGCCGTCTCAAACGTGACGAGCTGACCGGGGACATCCCGATCATCATGCTCACCGCCAAAGGCGAAGAGGACAACAAGATCCAAGGCCTGGAAGTTGGCGCCGATGACTACATCACCAAGCCGTTTTCCCCACGCGAGTTGGTAGCGCGTCTGAAAGCCGTATTGCGCCGCGCCGGCCCGACCGATGGTGAAGCGCCCATCGAAGTCGGCGGCCTACTGCTGGACCCGATCAGCCACCGCGTGACCATCGACGGCAAGCCAGCCGAGATGGGCCCGACCGAATATCGCCTGCTGCAATTCTTCATGACCCATCAGGAGCGCGCCTACACCCGCGGCCAATTGCTGGACCAGGTGTGGGGTGGCAACGTGTATGTGGAAGAGCGCACCGTGGACGTGCATATCCGCCGCCTGCGCAAAGCCTTGGGCGATGCCTACGAGAATCTGGTACAAACCGTGCGCGGCACCGGTTATCGATTTTCCACCAAGGGCTGA